The window CGCGCCGACCGCCCCGGTGTGGCCCTCTGGCGGCACTGGCCCGGCGATGACCAACTTCCCGCAGAACTGGCCCGCTCCACCATCGATTGGCAGCGGCAATTCGACTTCGATTTCGTCAAAGTTACGCCCGACTCCAACTTCTGCGTCGGCGGCTGGGGCGCCGACTCGCGCTGGCAGGGCGGCGACGAGGGCAGCCGCGTCTACGTCTCTTATCCCGTCCGTTCAGCCGAGGACTGGCTGCGCCTGGCCCCGCAAGACCCCTCTGCCGGACGGCTGGGCGGCCAGGTTCGCTGCCTGGAGATGATCGGACGCGAGTTGGGGGCCGAGACGCCGTTCATCCAGACCATCTTCAGCCCTACGGCCCAGCTCAAATACCTGGCCGGAACCGAACGCGCCCTGGCCGACCTGCGCCACCACCCCAGCGCCGTCCACGCCGCCCTGCGCACCATCACCGAGACGACCCTGCGCTTTCTAGAGGCGATGCGTTCTAGCGGCGCCGCCGGCATCTTCTTTGCCGTGCAGTTGGCCGCGCCCGGCCACCTCACCCCGGCTGAGTACGAGCAGTTTGGCCGGCCCTACGACCTGGAAATCCTGGCCGCGGCCCGGCAGATGTTCTGGTTCAACCTGCTCCATCTGCACGGGGCCAACGCCTATTTCGATGCCTTCAGCGATTACCCCGTCCAGGCCCTGAACTGGCACGACCGCGAGGGCGCGCCCAACCTGGCCGAGGGCCGCGCCCGCTTTGGCGGCGCATTGGTGGGCGGGCTGCGCCAGCGCGAGACGATGCTGTTGGGCGGCCCGGACGATGTGCGGGCCGAGGCCGCCGACGCCATCGCCCAGACCGAGGGCAGCGGCTTCATCCTGGCCACCGGCTGCGTGACAATGGTCACCACGCCCCTGGCCAACATCCGCGCCGCGCGGAAAGCAGTGAGTGGAGATTAGTAATTGGTTATTGGTTATTGGTTATTGCAGATTCTCGTCAATATCCAATAACCAATCTCTAATAACCAATCTCTAATAACCAAAAACATGCCCGACTTCATTTTCTGCCCGCGCTGCGCCAATCGATTGGTGGAAAAACGACTATATGGCCGCCAGCGCAGCTACTGCCCGGCTTGCGGCTTTATCCATTTTCGCGAGCCGAGGTTGGCGGTGGGTGGGCTGATCACCGAGGGGGAGCGGGTGCTGCTGATCCGGCGGCTGGCGGTCCCGCGCATCGGCTTCTGGGCCGTGCCGTCGGGCTTCGTCGAGTACGACGAGCAGCCGCGACCGGCGCTGGTCCGTGAGATCGAGGAAGAGACGGGGATGGAGGTCGAGGTGGGGCGGGTGGTCGAGGTCTATGCCAACGCCGACCCCAGCCGTCCGGGCGTGTTCCTGTTGTTCGAGGCGCGGCCGACCGGCGGGCAACTCCGGCCCGGCGATGATGTCAGCGAAGCGCGCTGGTTTGGCCCCGCCGACCTCCCCTGGGCCGATCTGGCGTTCGAGCAGATGAACGGCGTCTTGCGGGCGTTCTGGCGGCTGGACGCGCTGGAACCTTCGTGATTGGCGATTGAAAGTTGATGTTGGCGATTGCCACATCATAGCAGCCGTCTCCGCCCTCCGGCCATCGTCCTTCGTCTATCGTCCATCGTCTCTCATCAGGGCAACGGCAAGGCGATGAAATCACTCGTCACGGCGCCGCCGTCATCCACCACTGGCAGGCGCTGACCGGTGTCCGGGTCGTACAGCCCAGCGATGAGGCGATAAGGGCCGGGCGGGAGGGCGGCGGGCAAGTGCAGAGGGTGGGGATCGAGGACGGTCTCGCGGGGGAGCCAGGCGGTGGTGGGCAGGGCGCCGCCGGCAGGGTCGCCGTCATGTTGGGCCAGGATCGTGCCATCGGGGCCGAGCAGGTGGACGAAGACGCGGTAGCGTTCGGCGGTGGGGCCGGCCGGCTGCCAGTGCAAAGTCAGGGTGATGGCCTGGCTCGGCCCGATCTCGCCCGCCAGGTCATAGCCCCGCAGCCGGTGCCCGCCCTGCCAGATGGCTGCGAGGGGATAGCTGGGCGTCGAAGGCTGGAAGCTGTGCTCCCGCGCCCCTACCTCCACCCGGCCCAAGTCCAGGTAATCCCGGCCTTGCCACTGCTCCCGTGCTTCGGTGGCCGGGTCGAACAGCCCGGCGATGAGGCGATAGCGGCCGGCGGGGAGGTCGGCGGGGAGGCGCAGGTGGTGTTGGCTGCGGATCGGTGCGCTGGCAGCCCAGGCCGATGTTGGCAGCCAGGGGATGGGCGGCCCTTCCAGCCCGGCCACGACCTGCCCCCCCCGACCCAGAAGCTGAACGAAGACGTCCCGGTCGGGCGAAAGGGGAGCGGCCGGCTGCCAGTAGAGACTGAGGGCGAGGTCGTCGCCGGGGAGTTGGGTGGTTTCGGGCCGGTCGTGGCCGAGGAAGGCGACGGCATCGCCCCGGAGGGCGGAGGGGTGATCGGGGGAGACGGGGGCTGAGTCCGCCGCTGGAGCGACTGTGACTTCTCCCAGCAGTGCCTGCGCGCCCGGTGTGGGGCCGGCGAGGGCGATGGGCGTTTGGGCGGCGTCGAGCAGGGCGGCCCAGAGCTGGTAGGTTCCGGGCGGCGTGCCGGGTGGGATGGCCAGGGCGATGCGGTCGCGGTTCGTCCAGGGGGGCTGGGCAGGGTCGAGCGGCGGCCAGGGTTGGGCGAAGGGGGTGACATCGCGCTGCGCCCAGCGCGCGCCGGCCGCCGGGTCGGTGAGCCAGAGCGAGAAGGTGAGGCCGGCGGGGTCCACAGTCCGATCTCCCGCCCAGGCCAGGTCGAAGAACAGCCGTGCATCCGATTCGACCATCTGGGCGGAGGACAGGGTGACGCCGTTTTCCCAGGCGACGGGCGCGGCCAATTCCTGGCGGGGGCCAGCGGGCGCGGCTGCCCAGGCCGTAAGCCGCGTTTGCTGGTTGAACCAGCGGTTTTCGAGCTGATAGTCGCCCTGGGCGAGATAGTCTTCGGCAGCGGTTTCGAGGATGCCGCCGAGGGCCAGGTGTTCGGGGAACCAAACCGCCCCTTGTGTCAGGAGGCGGTCGAGCGCGGCGCGGGTGTCGGGTGTCCAGTCGTCGCCGGGGCTGGGGACGATGGCGGGGCCGGTTTCCTCCGGCAGATAGGTCCAGAAGTAGCCGGTCTGCCAGGGGAAGATGGCGAAAACGCTGTCGTTGGGCCGGGCCTGGGCGCGGACGGCGGCGATCAGGGGGCGATAGTCGGCGTCGGGATAGCGCGGGCTGAGGTAGAAGGTGGTCAGGCTGGCGGCCGTGGCTGCAAAAAGGAGGGCGACGAAGGCGATGGCCGCCGCCCGCCAGCGTTGCATCAGCCGCTCGACGCCGGTGGCCAGCAGCAGCCAGAAGGCCGGGGCGCAGAAGAGGAGGATGCGCTCGAAGCGGGGCGGGATGAAGGGGGTGCGCAGCTGCTGGACGAAGGCGATGCCCAGCGGGAGGGCCAGGCAGAGGGCCAGGTAGGTGAGGGCCGGGGCGAAGCGGCGAGACCGGGGGGCTTCCTCAGAGCGGCGCCGAAGCAGGAGGAGGGCGAACGGCAGCAGCAGGAGGATGGCCCAGGGCCAGAGTCCGGCCAGCGGGCCTTCGAGATGGCCGACGAGGAAGGCGCTGAGGTGGCGTCCGAGATAAGCGAGCAGGCCGAGGGGGGCGTCGTTGTCCTGGACGACTTTGTAGGCGACATAAGCGAGCAGTTTGGGGCCGGCGAAGAGGATCCAGGGCACGTAGAGCAGTCCGGCGGCAGCCAGGGCCGCCAGCCAGGGCCAGAAGCGCCGCCGGGCGGATGCCAGCATCCAAATGAACTGGGCCAGCGGCAGCAGGGCGAAGTAGTAGAGGGTGTGCAGCCCCGCGACCAGGGCCAGGGTGTAGGCGATCCCGAAGCGGAGGCGCGCGCCCGGCTGCGCCCAGCGCCAGCCCACCCACAAGGCCGCCAGGCTGAGGGTGGCGGCCAGCCCATACATGCGGATTTCCTGGCTGTAGTAGATGGCCAGGGGGTTGATGGCGACGAGGGCGGCGGCGATGACTCCGGCCCTGGGGTTGCGCAGATCCCGACCCCCAAGATAGGCCAGGGGGATGGCCAGAAGCCCGGCAATCAGGCTGAAGAACCGTAGCGCGGCCGGGGACAGCCCGAACAGTCCGCTCCAACCGTGCAGCAGAGCGTAGTAAAGCGGCGGGTGGATGTCGGCTGCCGTCAACCGCATCATGTCGGCCACGGGCCGGGCGGCAAACCAGACGCTATAGCCCTCGTCCCACCACAACGGTTGGAAGTCCAACCGGATGAGGCGCAGAAGAAAACCCAACAAGATGAGCGCCGCCAACATGACCAAACGGCGTCGCCGGCCGGCGTCTTGGCCGGGGTGCTCGGCGCGAGACCCGAAGGCTGAGGTCATGGACGGCTGCGACGACACGGAACAGGCATTACGCAACACGCAACCCGGCGCCGCTCACTGCGCCGCGAGGAAAGCCACGAATTTTTCCCGGTTGGGATCTCCGCTTGCGGTGGAGAACCTGACAAGGGGCGATTGGATTTGGCCGCCGCCGTCGATAACATAGAGTTCCCAGTCGCCCATCCCAGGGTTCAGGATCTCGACCTTGATGTTGTAGGGCTTGCGGTTACCGCGGTCGGGCGGGGCAGAGAATTCGAAGACATCGCGGGAGGGGGCGCTGGTGAAGACAACCTGGCCCCCGCGCCGCAGTTGGACGCGCCAGCCGGATACCGGCGCCCCGGCCAGGTTATAGACCTTGACCCAGATGGTCAGCCAATCGTTGTTGGTCTGGAAGTGGAGCGGGCCTTCGCCCACATAGAAGAGCGGGGCCGGGGTGGGCGTGGGCGGGATGGGGGTGGGGGTGTCGGTGGCGGCCGGCGGCGGGGCCGGCGGCGGGGTGGGGATGTCCGAGGCGGTGAGGCCGTCGGTGTTGCCGCTGATGCTGATCAGGCTGCCCATCACCCAACCAGAAAGCCCGCCCTCCAGACAGCAAATCTGCCACCATGTGCCCTCGGAGTTGACGCCGACGATGCTGAAGACCTGCCCCTGGTTGGCATGGCCGATGCGCTCGAAGGTGGGGCCGGGGCCGCTGCGGATGTTGGCCTGCTCGATGGCGATGCGGGCCTCTGGCGGGGGGAGGGGCGTGGGGGTGGCCGAGGCGATGGGGGTTTCGGTGGGGGTGGGGGTGATGGTGTCGGTGGGGGTTGGCGTCCAGGTGGGGGTGGGGGTGATGGTGGGGGTGGGGGTGACGGTGTCGGTGGGGCGCAGGGTGGCGGGCGGGGTGGGGGTGGGGGTGGGGGTGGGGGCCACGATCAAACGGCCCACGCTGCAACCCAGACTGGCAAAGGCGAGCAGCAAGAGCGCAGCAAGGAGGCGAAGTCGGGCGGCGGGGCGCGGGCGAGTGGGGTTGGTCATCGTCGAAGGTGCGTCGCACCTGCCAGGTGCGACGCACCGGGCGCGTCAGTTGCGCGTGAACTGGATGAACAGCCACTGCAAGTTGGCCGGGTTGGTTTGGAACGAGATGGCGGGGCTGACCTGGACGCCGTTGCCGTCAACCAGCCAGATTTTCCAGTCGGCGGCATCCTGGCTGCCGTACTCGAATTTCACGTTCTGCATTTTGTTGTCGCCGCAGCCGGGGCAGGTGGCGTCGCTGCCGCCGGGGCGCGAGGTTTCGCTCAGGGGGACGTCGGCGCCGTTGCGGGTGGCTTTGAGGCGATAGCCGGCAAGCCAGGCGCCGCCCTTGTCTTTGACGGCGCCGAAGACGTTGAGGAAGTTGTTGGTGGTGCGGCTGGTCGAAGGGCCGATGGCCGCGAAGGGGTAGGAGGCCGGGGGCGGGCTGGTGGGGGCCGGGGGCTGCGTGGGTTGGGCCGTGGGCCGCGGGGCGGGGCGCGGGGTCGGCGGCGGGGCCGGGATGTTGGCGGCCACAGCTACGGCTGATGTGTCTCCGACCGGGCGGGTGAATTGGGGGCTGTTGATCACCCAGGCGACCTGGCCGTTGGGCGTCTGCACCTGGAACCAGTCGCCGGCGTTGTTGCGGGCCAGGATGTTCAGCCGCTGGCCGCGCCCGGCCTGGGTGAGGCGGGGATAGTTGGTGCCGGGGCCGCCGCGCAGGTTGACGGTGGGAGCGGTGATCTCGACCTGGGGCGCCACCGGCGCTGGGGTGGCTGTGGGCGGTTCCAGCGTGGCGGTGGGCTGTTCGGGCGTGGGCGAGGGCAGCTCGGGGGTGGCGGTGGGTGGCTCGGGGGTGGCGGTGGGCGGCGCCGGGGTGGGGCTGGGCGGCTCTGGCGTGGCCGTGAAGGTGGGGTGCAGGGTGGGCCGCGGGGTGGGGGACGGCTGGGGCTGCTGCCGGCCGCCCAGGTTGCACCCGGCCAGGAGCAGGG of the Caldilineales bacterium genome contains:
- a CDS encoding glycosyltransferase family 39 protein — translated: MTSAFGSRAEHPGQDAGRRRRLVMLAALILLGFLLRLIRLDFQPLWWDEGYSVWFAARPVADMMRLTAADIHPPLYYALLHGWSGLFGLSPAALRFFSLIAGLLAIPLAYLGGRDLRNPRAGVIAAALVAINPLAIYYSQEIRMYGLAATLSLAALWVGWRWAQPGARLRFGIAYTLALVAGLHTLYYFALLPLAQFIWMLASARRRFWPWLAALAAAGLLYVPWILFAGPKLLAYVAYKVVQDNDAPLGLLAYLGRHLSAFLVGHLEGPLAGLWPWAILLLLPFALLLLRRRSEEAPRSRRFAPALTYLALCLALPLGIAFVQQLRTPFIPPRFERILLFCAPAFWLLLATGVERLMQRWRAAAIAFVALLFAATAASLTTFYLSPRYPDADYRPLIAAVRAQARPNDSVFAIFPWQTGYFWTYLPEETGPAIVPSPGDDWTPDTRAALDRLLTQGAVWFPEHLALGGILETAAEDYLAQGDYQLENRWFNQQTRLTAWAAAPAGPRQELAAPVAWENGVTLSSAQMVESDARLFFDLAWAGDRTVDPAGLTFSLWLTDPAAGARWAQRDVTPFAQPWPPLDPAQPPWTNRDRIALAIPPGTPPGTYQLWAALLDAAQTPIALAGPTPGAQALLGEVTVAPAADSAPVSPDHPSALRGDAVAFLGHDRPETTQLPGDDLALSLYWQPAAPLSPDRDVFVQLLGRGGQVVAGLEGPPIPWLPTSAWAASAPIRSQHHLRLPADLPAGRYRLIAGLFDPATEAREQWQGRDYLDLGRVEVGAREHSFQPSTPSYPLAAIWQGGHRLRGYDLAGEIGPSQAITLTLHWQPAGPTAERYRVFVHLLGPDGTILAQHDGDPAGGALPTTAWLPRETVLDPHPLHLPAALPPGPYRLIAGLYDPDTGQRLPVVDDGGAVTSDFIALPLP
- a CDS encoding SH3 domain-containing protein, with translation MTNPTRPRPAARLRLLAALLLLAFASLGCSVGRLIVAPTPTPTPTPPATLRPTDTVTPTPTITPTPTWTPTPTDTITPTPTETPIASATPTPLPPPEARIAIEQANIRSGPGPTFERIGHANQGQVFSIVGVNSEGTWWQICCLEGGLSGWVMGSLISISGNTDGLTASDIPTPPPAPPPAATDTPTPIPPTPTPAPLFYVGEGPLHFQTNNDWLTIWVKVYNLAGAPVSGWRVQLRRGGQVVFTSAPSRDVFEFSAPPDRGNRKPYNIKVEILNPGMGDWELYVIDGGGQIQSPLVRFSTASGDPNREKFVAFLAAQ
- a CDS encoding SH3 domain-containing protein, which translates into the protein MIAPPMRLFRFLPALLLALLLAGCNLGGRQQPQPSPTPRPTLHPTFTATPEPPSPTPAPPTATPEPPTATPELPSPTPEQPTATLEPPTATPAPVAPQVEITAPTVNLRGGPGTNYPRLTQAGRGQRLNILARNNAGDWFQVQTPNGQVAWVINSPQFTRPVGDTSAVAVAANIPAPPPTPRPAPRPTAQPTQPPAPTSPPPASYPFAAIGPSTSRTTNNFLNVFGAVKDKGGAWLAGYRLKATRNGADVPLSETSRPGGSDATCPGCGDNKMQNVKFEYGSQDAADWKIWLVDGNGVQVSPAISFQTNPANLQWLFIQFTRN
- a CDS encoding NUDIX hydrolase, with translation MPDFIFCPRCANRLVEKRLYGRQRSYCPACGFIHFREPRLAVGGLITEGERVLLIRRLAVPRIGFWAVPSGFVEYDEQPRPALVREIEEETGMEVEVGRVVEVYANADPSRPGVFLLFEARPTGGQLRPGDDVSEARWFGPADLPWADLAFEQMNGVLRAFWRLDALEPS